One genomic window of Angustibacter sp. Root456 includes the following:
- a CDS encoding glycerol-3-phosphate dehydrogenase/oxidase has protein sequence MAHALASSTTRLGPQERADAWTALGERELDVLVVGGGVTGSGAALDAATRGLRTGLVEARDFASGTSSRSSKLFHGGLRYLEQLNFGLVAEALKERELMLTRIAPHLVRPVPFLYPLSHRGWERPYVAAGLTLYDTMGGARSVPRQKHLSRGGALRRFPGLKRDALVGAVQYYDAQADDARHTLTVARTAAHYGAIVRSSTEVVELVREADRVVGAVVRDVETGAKQQVRARAVINATGVWTDDIQRMAGGRGRFRVRASKGVHLVVPRDRIAGEVGLILRTDRSVLFVIPWDQHWIVGTTDTDWQLDLAHPAATSSDLDFILTTVNEVLAVPLTRSDIVGVYAGLRPLLAGESEDTSQLSREHAVARPQPGLVSIAGGKYTTYRVMAADAVDAAAQDLGPIRPSVTEHVPLVGAEGYAAMVNLAPQIGREVGLAPWRVEHLLGRYGSLVGEVLDLADDDPSLLQPVTTAQQYLRVELRYAATHEGALHLDDVLARRTRMSIDTPHRGVDAAQEAADLVADVLGWDADAVRHETEVYRGRVEAERRSQGLPNDPASEAARLEAPESRPGLRRVTATR, from the coding sequence ATGGCCCACGCACTGGCGTCCTCGACCACCCGACTCGGCCCGCAGGAGCGAGCCGACGCCTGGACGGCCCTCGGCGAGCGCGAGCTCGACGTCCTCGTCGTCGGTGGTGGCGTCACCGGCTCGGGGGCAGCGCTGGACGCAGCCACCCGCGGCCTGCGCACGGGTCTGGTCGAGGCGCGCGACTTCGCCAGCGGCACGTCGTCGCGGTCGAGCAAGCTCTTCCACGGTGGGCTGCGCTACCTCGAGCAGCTGAACTTCGGGCTCGTCGCCGAGGCGCTCAAGGAGCGCGAGCTCATGCTGACGCGCATCGCGCCTCACCTCGTGCGGCCCGTGCCGTTCCTGTACCCGTTGTCGCACAGGGGCTGGGAGCGTCCGTACGTCGCCGCCGGCCTCACCCTCTACGACACCATGGGCGGCGCGCGGTCGGTGCCGCGGCAGAAGCACCTGTCGCGCGGCGGTGCGCTACGGCGCTTCCCCGGCCTGAAGCGCGACGCCCTCGTCGGCGCCGTGCAGTACTACGACGCCCAGGCGGACGACGCCCGGCACACGCTCACAGTCGCCCGAACCGCCGCCCACTACGGCGCCATCGTGCGCAGCTCGACGGAGGTCGTCGAGCTGGTGCGCGAGGCCGACCGGGTGGTCGGTGCCGTCGTCCGAGACGTCGAAACCGGTGCGAAGCAACAGGTTCGGGCTCGCGCGGTGATCAACGCGACGGGAGTGTGGACCGACGACATCCAGCGCATGGCTGGCGGCCGCGGCCGGTTCCGCGTGCGGGCCAGCAAGGGTGTGCACCTCGTCGTGCCGCGCGACCGGATCGCCGGCGAGGTCGGGCTGATCCTGCGCACCGACCGCAGCGTGCTGTTCGTGATCCCGTGGGACCAGCACTGGATCGTCGGCACCACCGACACCGACTGGCAGCTCGACCTCGCGCACCCGGCGGCGACGTCGAGCGACCTCGACTTCATCCTCACCACGGTCAACGAGGTGCTCGCGGTGCCGTTGACGCGATCCGACATCGTGGGCGTGTACGCCGGGCTGCGGCCGCTGCTCGCGGGGGAGAGCGAGGACACCAGCCAGCTCTCGCGCGAGCACGCGGTGGCGCGCCCGCAGCCCGGGCTGGTGTCGATCGCGGGCGGCAAGTACACGACGTACCGCGTGATGGCGGCAGACGCCGTCGACGCCGCGGCGCAGGACCTCGGGCCGATCCGGCCGTCGGTCACCGAGCACGTGCCGCTCGTGGGCGCCGAGGGTTACGCCGCGATGGTGAACCTCGCGCCGCAGATCGGGCGCGAGGTGGGGCTGGCGCCGTGGCGGGTGGAGCACCTGCTCGGGCGCTACGGCTCGCTCGTCGGTGAGGTGCTCGACCTGGCCGACGACGACCCCTCGCTGCTGCAGCCGGTGACGACGGCGCAGCAGTACCTGCGAGTCGAGCTGCGGTACGCCGCCACGCACGAGGGGGCCCTGCACCTCGACGACGTGCTGGCCCGACGCACCCGCATGTCGATCGACACGCCGCACCGGGGTGTGGACGCGGCGCAGGAGGCGGCCGACCTCGTGGCCGACGTCCTCGGGTGGGACGCCGACGCCGTCCGGCACGAGACCGAGGTCTACCGGGGCCGGGTGGAGGCCGAACGCCGGTCGCAGGGCCTCCCCAACGACCCCGCCAGCGAGGCCGCCAGGCTGGAGGCGCCCGAGTCGCGGCCCGGCCTGCGTCGCGTCACCGCCACCCGCTGA
- the glpK gene encoding glycerol kinase GlpK: MYVAAIDQGTTSTRCLIIDHDGRVVAGHQLEHRQSFPRAGWVEHDPLEIWKNTREVCAGALARADLKPADVAAVGITNQRETAVVWDRATGEPIHPAIVWQDTRTDAICRRLGDLGGGADRYRARVGLPLATYFSAPKVAWILDHVDGARERAEAGELAFGTIDSWLVWNMTGGPDGGRHVTDVTNASRTMLMDLERLAWDESIAHEMGVPTAMLPEICSSSEVYGQVRAGGVLAGVPIAGILGDQQAATFGQVCFEPGTAKNTYGTGNFVLLNTGHERVVSRHGLITTVCYQLGDAPAVYALEGSIAVTGSLVQWLRDNLGLIGSADEIEAVARSVDDNGGAYIVPAFSGLFAPHWRSDARGVVVGLTRYVNRGHLARAALEAAAFQSYEVIQAMNADSGVPLTELKVDGGMVANDLLMQFQADLLGVDVVRPVVAETTALGAAYAAGLAVGFWASTDELVANWAEDRRWQPSMADDRRQQLLTDWSRAVERTFDWAEPED, translated from the coding sequence ATGTACGTGGCCGCGATCGACCAGGGCACCACCAGCACCCGCTGCCTCATCATCGATCACGACGGTCGGGTGGTGGCGGGTCATCAGCTCGAGCACCGGCAGTCGTTCCCGCGCGCCGGCTGGGTCGAGCACGATCCGTTGGAGATATGGAAGAACACGCGCGAGGTGTGCGCCGGCGCCCTCGCCCGTGCCGACCTCAAACCCGCGGACGTCGCGGCCGTCGGCATCACCAACCAGCGCGAGACGGCGGTCGTCTGGGATCGCGCCACCGGCGAGCCGATCCACCCTGCCATCGTGTGGCAGGACACTCGCACCGACGCCATCTGCCGCCGCCTGGGCGACCTCGGCGGGGGCGCCGACCGCTACCGAGCGCGCGTCGGTCTGCCGCTCGCCACCTACTTCTCGGCACCCAAGGTCGCCTGGATCCTCGACCACGTCGACGGCGCCCGCGAGCGCGCCGAGGCTGGCGAGCTGGCCTTCGGCACCATCGACTCCTGGCTGGTCTGGAACATGACCGGTGGACCGGACGGCGGGCGACACGTCACCGACGTCACCAACGCCTCGCGGACCATGCTGATGGACCTCGAGCGCCTGGCCTGGGACGAGTCGATCGCCCACGAGATGGGCGTCCCGACGGCGATGCTCCCCGAGATCTGCTCGTCGAGCGAGGTCTACGGCCAGGTGCGCGCTGGTGGGGTGCTGGCCGGCGTCCCCATCGCCGGGATCCTCGGCGACCAGCAGGCGGCGACCTTCGGGCAGGTGTGCTTCGAGCCCGGAACGGCCAAGAACACTTACGGCACAGGCAACTTCGTGCTGCTCAACACCGGCCACGAACGCGTCGTGAGCCGGCACGGGCTCATCACGACGGTGTGCTACCAGCTCGGCGACGCACCAGCGGTGTACGCGCTCGAGGGGTCGATCGCCGTGACCGGCTCCCTCGTGCAGTGGCTGCGCGACAACCTGGGTCTGATCGGCTCGGCCGACGAGATCGAGGCGGTGGCACGCAGTGTCGACGACAACGGCGGCGCCTACATCGTGCCTGCCTTCTCGGGCCTGTTCGCGCCGCACTGGCGTTCGGACGCGCGCGGTGTCGTGGTGGGCCTCACGCGGTACGTCAACCGCGGCCACCTCGCCCGCGCTGCGTTGGAGGCGGCCGCATTCCAGTCCTACGAGGTGATCCAGGCGATGAACGCCGACTCCGGCGTCCCCCTCACCGAGCTGAAGGTCGACGGCGGCATGGTGGCCAACGACCTGCTCATGCAGTTCCAGGCCGACCTGCTCGGCGTCGACGTCGTGCGGCCGGTGGTGGCCGAGACGACGGCGTTGGGCGCGGCCTACGCGGCTGGTCTCGCGGTGGGGTTCTGGGCGAGCACCGACGAGCTGGTCGCCAACTGGGCCGAGGACCGCCGCTGGCAGCCGAGCATGGCCGACGACCGGCGCCAGCAGCTGCTCACCGACTGGTCGCGCGCGGTCGAGCGCACCTTCGACTGGGCCGAGCCCGAGGACTGA
- the nhaA gene encoding Na+/H+ antiporter NhaA has product MPSPATSPPPTPARRLLHRTRNLADSTFVADALRTETVGGVLLLVAAGVALVWANSPWREAYDALKHLTVGPASLHLQLDLSHWASDGLLAVFFFVAGLELKRELIVGDLSDVQRAVLPVVAAVAGVVVPAALFLAVTAGTAGAARGWAVPTATDIAFALAALAVMGSHLPSGLRSFLLTLAVVDDLIAITIIAVFYTADLDVRWLLAAVVPLLGFGLLAQRRLGRWWLLLPLGLATWGLVHASGVHATVAGVLLALTVPVRSRTDEKQSPAERLEHAVRPFSAGVAVPVFAFFAAGVTFVGGGLSAAVRDPVAWGVVVALVVGKAVGVFGGTWLTARFTRAELDEGLEWGDVGGLSLLAGIGFTVSLLIGELAFGEGSPRDDHVKAAVLAGSLLAAALAALVLRRRDRAYRRLAEADATP; this is encoded by the coding sequence GTGCCCAGCCCCGCCACCTCCCCCCCGCCGACACCTGCCCGCCGCCTGCTGCACCGCACGCGCAACCTCGCCGACTCGACGTTCGTCGCCGACGCCCTGCGCACCGAGACCGTCGGCGGCGTGCTGCTGCTGGTCGCGGCCGGCGTCGCGCTGGTGTGGGCCAACTCGCCCTGGCGCGAGGCCTACGACGCGCTCAAGCACCTGACGGTCGGGCCGGCGTCCCTGCACCTGCAGCTCGACCTCAGCCACTGGGCCAGCGACGGGCTGCTCGCGGTGTTCTTCTTCGTCGCCGGCCTCGAGCTCAAGCGCGAGCTCATCGTGGGCGACCTCAGCGACGTGCAGCGCGCCGTCCTCCCCGTGGTCGCCGCGGTGGCCGGCGTGGTCGTGCCGGCCGCCCTGTTCCTGGCGGTCACCGCGGGCACCGCCGGCGCCGCGCGCGGGTGGGCCGTACCCACGGCCACCGACATCGCCTTTGCCCTGGCGGCGCTCGCGGTCATGGGCTCGCACCTGCCGTCGGGGTTGCGGTCGTTCCTGCTGACGCTCGCCGTCGTCGACGACCTCATCGCCATCACGATCATCGCGGTCTTCTACACCGCCGACCTCGACGTGCGCTGGCTGCTCGCCGCCGTCGTCCCGCTGCTGGGGTTCGGCCTGCTCGCGCAGCGACGCCTCGGCCGGTGGTGGCTGCTGCTGCCGCTGGGCCTGGCGACCTGGGGTCTGGTGCACGCGTCCGGTGTGCACGCGACCGTGGCCGGCGTGCTGCTCGCCCTCACCGTGCCCGTGCGGTCGCGGACCGACGAGAAGCAGTCGCCGGCCGAGCGCCTGGAGCACGCCGTGCGGCCGTTCTCCGCCGGCGTCGCGGTGCCGGTCTTCGCGTTCTTCGCCGCCGGCGTGACCTTCGTCGGCGGCGGCCTGAGCGCGGCGGTTCGCGACCCGGTGGCCTGGGGAGTCGTCGTCGCCCTCGTGGTGGGCAAGGCGGTCGGGGTGTTCGGCGGCACGTGGCTCACCGCGCGGTTCACGCGCGCCGAGCTCGACGAGGGGCTGGAGTGGGGTGACGTGGGGGGCTTGTCGCTGCTCGCCGGCATCGGGTTCACGGTCAGCCTGCTCATCGGCGAGCTGGCCTTCGGTGAGGGGAGCCCGCGCGACGACCACGTCAAGGCCGCGGTGCTCGCGGGCTCGCTGCTCGCCGCGGCGCTCGCGGCCCTGGTGCTCCGCAGGCGCGACCGTGCCTACCGTCGCCTCGCCGAGGCCGACGCCACCCCCTGA
- a CDS encoding phage holin family protein, producing MSDATASTPSPTTPPVVGRPPAVDGGRTLGQLVADASSDLSSILRSEVALAKAELKADVKAAAIGGAMFAVAGVVAFLALILLLIAAAYGLVAAGLSPWLAFLIVAVVLLIITGVLALVGKSQIGRAGPPERTVRTTKETVNTLKGIKPHTP from the coding sequence ATGAGCGACGCCACGGCGAGCACGCCGTCCCCCACCACGCCGCCCGTGGTGGGCCGGCCCCCTGCGGTGGACGGCGGTCGCACCCTCGGCCAGCTCGTGGCCGACGCGTCCTCGGACCTCTCGAGCATCCTGCGCAGCGAGGTGGCGCTGGCGAAGGCCGAGCTGAAGGCCGACGTGAAGGCGGCGGCCATCGGTGGCGCGATGTTCGCCGTCGCGGGGGTCGTGGCGTTCCTGGCGCTCATCCTGCTGCTCATCGCAGCGGCGTACGGCCTGGTCGCCGCGGGCCTGTCGCCGTGGCTGGCGTTCCTCATCGTCGCGGTGGTGCTTTTGATCATCACCGGTGTGCTCGCGCTGGTGGGCAAGTCGCAGATCGGCCGCGCCGGCCCGCCCGAGCGCACGGTGCGCACCACCAAGGAGACCGTCAACACCCTCAAGGGCATCAAGCCGCACACCCCCTGA
- a CDS encoding alpha/beta fold hydrolase encodes MTAVDATHVLHDGPWRHRFVAANGARFHVAEAGEGPLVVLLHGFPQMWWCWRAQIPALAEAGYRVAAMDLRGYGASDKPPRGYDTPTLAADVAAVVRSLGSDDAVIVGHDWGGWIAWSMPALEPAVTRAVAALSIPHPLAMKRSLRRSVRQLGASSYIWSFQLPFHPERHLSSGGTAVEELLRKGSGTSWPGVDDEGRDIVRTYTEAMQVPFVAHSAMEYYRWVVRSSVRSDGRRFVERVDQPVTVPVLHIQGSRDPAVLASTVRESTRWVQGSYRYFELEGAGHFLPEERADDVTALLLEWLATLP; translated from the coding sequence GTGACCGCCGTCGACGCCACGCACGTCCTGCACGACGGGCCCTGGCGCCACCGCTTCGTGGCCGCCAACGGCGCGCGCTTCCACGTCGCCGAGGCTGGTGAGGGCCCCCTGGTCGTGCTGCTGCACGGCTTCCCGCAGATGTGGTGGTGCTGGCGCGCCCAGATCCCGGCGCTCGCCGAGGCCGGCTACCGCGTCGCGGCCATGGACCTGCGCGGCTACGGCGCGTCCGACAAGCCGCCGCGCGGCTACGACACCCCCACGCTGGCCGCGGACGTCGCCGCCGTCGTCCGCTCGCTCGGCAGCGACGACGCGGTGATCGTCGGGCACGACTGGGGTGGGTGGATCGCCTGGTCGATGCCGGCCCTCGAGCCGGCCGTCACCCGCGCCGTCGCGGCGCTGTCGATCCCGCACCCCCTGGCGATGAAGCGCTCGCTGCGCCGCTCGGTCCGCCAGCTCGGCGCGAGCAGCTACATCTGGTCGTTCCAGCTGCCGTTCCACCCTGAGCGCCACCTGTCGAGCGGCGGGACGGCGGTGGAGGAGCTGCTGCGCAAGGGCTCCGGCACGTCGTGGCCCGGGGTCGACGACGAGGGCCGCGACATCGTGCGCACCTACACCGAGGCGATGCAGGTGCCGTTCGTCGCCCACTCGGCCATGGAGTACTACCGGTGGGTGGTGCGCTCGTCGGTGCGCTCGGACGGTCGCCGCTTCGTCGAGCGGGTCGACCAGCCGGTCACGGTGCCGGTGCTGCACATCCAGGGCTCGCGCGACCCCGCGGTGCTCGCCTCGACCGTGCGCGAGTCGACCCGTTGGGTGCAGGGCTCCTACCGCTACTTCGAGCTCGAGGGCGCCGGCCACTTCCTGCCCGAGGAACGCGCGGACGACGTCACCGCCCTGCTGCTGGAGTGGCTCGCCACGCTGCCGTGA
- a CDS encoding MarP family serine protease has protein sequence MIDLVLALVILGYAVSGYRQGAVVGFLSLAGFLGGGALAMWGLPRLLDRSLAMDGTDLRRVLLLVVGVLLAAALGQALAVAVGVRLRNRVTARPARVVDALLGAVASVVAVCLMVWLIAAAVRGGPSQSLSRAVAQSRIVTAIGQVVPPQTGRVFAGFRSLLDAEGFPRVFEGFGPEIIRPVAPPDPAVVQTPGVQRAAESIVKITGDASSCGRSQEGSGWVLDRGVVVTNAHVVAGVREPTVRVGGAGRSYTARVVVFDPVRDLAVLDVDGLTAPALTRADDLSRGDQAVVAGFPLNGPYRLDSARVRDVITARGEDIYGSKPSVREVYSLYARVQPGNSGGPLLDPQGHVVGVVFAKSLDDDSTGYALTMDEARPVLQRGLTADRTVSTGPCAAG, from the coding sequence GTGATCGACCTCGTGCTCGCGCTCGTGATCCTGGGGTACGCCGTGTCCGGCTACCGCCAGGGCGCTGTCGTCGGCTTCCTGTCGCTGGCCGGCTTCCTCGGCGGCGGTGCCCTCGCGATGTGGGGGCTGCCGCGCCTGCTCGACCGCTCGCTGGCGATGGACGGCACCGACCTGCGCCGCGTGCTGCTGCTCGTCGTCGGCGTGCTGCTCGCCGCCGCACTGGGGCAGGCGCTCGCCGTGGCGGTGGGCGTCCGGCTGCGCAACCGCGTGACCGCGCGGCCGGCCCGAGTGGTCGACGCCCTGCTGGGAGCCGTGGCCAGCGTCGTCGCGGTCTGCCTCATGGTGTGGCTCATCGCGGCGGCCGTGCGCGGCGGCCCCTCGCAGTCACTGTCGCGGGCCGTCGCGCAGTCGCGGATCGTCACCGCCATCGGCCAGGTCGTCCCGCCCCAGACCGGTCGGGTGTTCGCGGGCTTCCGCTCGCTGCTCGACGCCGAGGGCTTCCCCCGAGTGTTCGAGGGCTTCGGCCCCGAGATCATCCGCCCGGTCGCCCCGCCCGACCCGGCGGTCGTGCAGACCCCCGGTGTGCAGCGGGCGGCCGAGAGCATCGTCAAGATCACCGGCGACGCCAGCTCGTGCGGCCGGTCTCAGGAGGGCAGTGGCTGGGTGCTCGACCGGGGCGTGGTCGTCACGAACGCCCACGTCGTGGCGGGCGTGCGCGAGCCGACGGTGCGCGTGGGCGGCGCGGGCCGCTCGTACACGGCCCGCGTGGTGGTCTTCGACCCTGTGCGCGACCTCGCGGTGCTCGATGTCGACGGGCTGACGGCGCCGGCTCTCACCCGGGCCGACGACCTGTCGCGAGGCGACCAGGCCGTCGTCGCGGGATTCCCGCTCAACGGGCCCTACCGCCTCGACTCGGCGCGCGTCCGCGACGTCATCACCGCCCGCGGTGAGGACATCTACGGCAGCAAGCCCTCGGTGCGCGAGGTCTACTCGCTCTACGCGCGGGTGCAGCCCGGCAACTCGGGCGGACCGCTGCTCGACCCGCAGGGGCACGTGGTCGGCGTGGTCTTCGCCAAGAGCCTCGACGACGACTCCACCGGCTACGCCCTCACGATGGATGAGGCGCGCCCGGTGCTGCAGAGGGGGCTCACGGCCGACCGGACGGTGTCTACCGGCCCCTGCGCCGCCGGCTGA
- a CDS encoding CoA pyrophosphatase, translating into MTPALPSDWLDRLASVPSTARPEQLSRFLPPESGGRPSAVLMLFGTDDAGQPDVLLTQRSSSMRSHAGQVSFPGGSLDPDDDGPVDAALREAHEEAGVLREGVEVLGELPSLFLPPSGFVVTPVLAWWREPSPVTAVDPDEVARVERVPLADLLDPDNRVTARHPSGYLGPAFTVRGLFVWGFTAGLLSRVLDLAGLTFPWQRERVVDLPADVLALLQ; encoded by the coding sequence GTGACGCCGGCGCTGCCCAGCGACTGGCTGGACCGCCTGGCGAGCGTGCCGTCGACCGCGCGGCCCGAGCAGCTCTCGCGGTTCCTGCCGCCGGAGTCGGGTGGGCGGCCCTCGGCCGTGCTCATGCTCTTCGGCACCGACGACGCCGGCCAGCCCGACGTCCTGCTGACCCAGCGGTCCAGCTCGATGCGCTCGCACGCCGGCCAGGTGTCGTTCCCCGGCGGCTCGCTCGACCCGGACGACGACGGCCCGGTCGACGCCGCGCTGCGCGAGGCGCACGAGGAGGCCGGCGTCCTACGGGAGGGCGTCGAGGTGCTGGGTGAGCTGCCGTCGCTGTTCCTCCCGCCGAGCGGCTTCGTCGTCACCCCCGTGCTGGCCTGGTGGCGCGAGCCGTCGCCGGTCACCGCCGTCGACCCCGACGAGGTCGCCCGCGTCGAGCGCGTGCCCCTTGCTGACCTGCTCGACCCCGACAACCGCGTGACTGCCCGTCACCCGAGCGGATACCTCGGGCCGGCGTTCACCGTGCGCGGGCTGTTCGTCTGGGGGTTCACCGCCGGGCTGCTGTCGCGGGTGCTCGACCTTGCGGGACTCACGTTCCCCTGGCAGCGTGAGCGCGTGGTCGACCTGCCCGCCGACGTCCTGGCGCTGCTGCAGTGA
- the nth gene encoding endonuclease III, with the protein MKGVSTPPEAPPTALVRRARKTYRELHELYPYAHCELDFDNPLQLLVATVLSAQTTDVMVNKVTPQLFARYPDAAALAAADRDDLETLLKPTGFFRAKTDSVLKLSAALVERFDGQVPPRLADLVTLPGVGRKTANVVLGNAFGIPGITVDTHFGRLVRRFGWTTETDPVKVEHAIGALFSRKDWTMLSHVLIFHGRRTCHAKRPACGACPIQRLCPAYGEGETDPVKARKLLKYERAQEASA; encoded by the coding sequence CTGAAGGGCGTGTCGACACCGCCCGAAGCGCCACCCACTGCCCTGGTCCGCCGGGCCCGCAAGACCTACCGCGAGCTGCATGAGCTCTACCCGTACGCCCACTGCGAGCTGGACTTCGACAACCCCCTGCAGCTGCTCGTGGCCACGGTGCTGTCGGCGCAGACCACCGACGTCATGGTCAACAAGGTGACCCCGCAGCTCTTCGCCCGTTACCCCGACGCGGCCGCGCTGGCCGCGGCTGACCGCGACGACCTCGAGACGCTGCTCAAGCCGACCGGCTTCTTCCGCGCCAAGACCGACAGCGTCCTGAAGCTGAGCGCGGCGCTCGTCGAGCGGTTCGACGGCCAGGTGCCGCCCCGACTGGCCGACCTCGTCACCCTGCCCGGAGTCGGCCGCAAGACCGCCAACGTGGTGCTGGGTAACGCCTTCGGCATCCCCGGCATCACCGTCGACACGCACTTCGGGCGCCTCGTGCGCCGGTTCGGCTGGACGACGGAGACCGACCCGGTCAAGGTCGAGCACGCCATCGGTGCGCTGTTCTCGCGCAAGGACTGGACGATGCTCTCGCACGTCCTGATCTTCCACGGGCGCCGCACCTGCCACGCCAAGCGCCCGGCCTGCGGTGCCTGCCCGATCCAGCGGCTCTGCCCGGCGTACGGCGAGGGCGAGACCGACCCCGTCAAGGCCCGCAAGCTGCTGAAGTACGAGCGGGCGCAGGAGGCCTCGGCGTGA
- a CDS encoding Crp/Fnr family transcriptional regulator has translation MDDDIVRSAPLFAALDEESAASLRRSMLEVSLGRSEVLFAEGDQGDRLYVIVEGKIKLGRTSSDGRENLLAILGPGEMFGELSLFDPGPRTATATSVGDTRLIGLGHDALKPWLVQHPEVALTLLNALARRLRRTNETLADLVFSDVPGRVAKALLDLSTRFGRPTDDGILVAHELTQEELAQLVGASRETVNKALADFATRGWLRLEARAVVLMDVERLRRRAR, from the coding sequence GTGGACGACGACATCGTGCGCAGCGCCCCGCTGTTCGCCGCACTCGACGAGGAGTCGGCCGCCTCATTGCGCCGCTCGATGCTCGAGGTCAGCCTCGGCCGCTCGGAGGTCCTGTTCGCCGAGGGCGACCAGGGCGACCGGCTGTACGTCATCGTCGAAGGCAAGATCAAGCTCGGCCGCACGAGCAGTGACGGCCGGGAGAACCTCCTCGCGATCCTCGGCCCCGGGGAGATGTTCGGCGAGCTGAGCCTGTTCGACCCCGGTCCCCGCACGGCCACCGCGACCTCGGTGGGCGACACCCGACTCATCGGACTCGGCCACGACGCCTTGAAGCCGTGGCTGGTCCAGCACCCCGAGGTCGCGCTCACGCTGCTCAACGCCCTGGCCCGCCGGCTGCGCCGGACCAACGAGACGCTCGCCGACCTGGTGTTCTCCGACGTCCCCGGCCGCGTGGCCAAGGCGCTGCTCGACCTGTCGACGCGCTTCGGCCGCCCCACCGACGACGGCATCCTGGTGGCCCACGAGCTCACGCAGGAGGAGCTCGCCCAGCTCGTCGGGGCGTCGCGCGAGACCGTCAACAAGGCGCTCGCCGACTTCGCGACCCGGGGCTGGCTGCGGCTCGAGGCGCGCGCCGTCGTCCTCATGGACGTCGAGCGGCTGCGCCGCCGCGCGCGCTGA